A region from the Candidatus Paceibacterota bacterium genome encodes:
- a CDS encoding DUF167 domain-containing protein: MYIKVKVLAGVKKEIVVKQSDTHFEMCVKEKPERNMANRRIIELVAKEFSVRPQQVRIISGHHSGSKILSVTQ, translated from the coding sequence GTGTATATTAAAGTTAAAGTACTGGCGGGAGTTAAAAAGGAGATTGTGGTGAAGCAATCAGACACTCATTTTGAAATGTGTGTAAAAGAAAAGCCCGAGAGGAATATGGCTAACAGAAGAATTATTGAGTTGGTAGCAAAAGAATTTTCAGTTCGACCACAACAGGTTCGAATAATTAGCGGGCACCACAGTGGAAGTAAGATTCTCTCGGTTACTCAGTAG